CTAGGTGGTGGGCTATCTGGTCTGCGGACAGCGAGGTGGACGTGTCCCCCCCGACGCTCTCGACGACCTTGCCCGGCACGCAGTAGATGCGCGACGTGAAGCTCTCGGTCAGGTTCCCGAAGCCGCTCGTCAAGATGCCAATGCTTGGCCAGCGGCGGCCCGTCACAGCGTCGGGGGCGGACCAATGGGTGATGGTGGAGCGCTGGCAGTAGGGCAGGAAAGAGGCGTACGAGGGCACGTCGGCGATGATGGAGTAGATGGGCGCGCTGGGGTAGGGCAGGGTGCGCGAGGCGCGGAGGGTCTGGATTTCCGAGGTCGAGGCGAGGGGCGAGAAGATGTTGGGGAGGAAGTGCCGTGTGTTGGATGCAAGGCGAGGCGCTTGGAGGGCGGGGCGAAGGGCGGGGCGAAGGGCGGGGCGGAGGACGGGGCGGAAGGCGGGGCGGAAGGCGGGGCGGAGGAGCGGCGCGGGAGTCGCCATGGCGGAGGAGTCAGTCGGGGGGAATTGCTCGCGAAGGACGTCACCGTCTCATGCTGGGGTTTGTGTAGAAGACGCTGTGGACATGGTCATGGACGCGACATGACGCATGGACCCCTGCGCAGCCGCATGTCAGGGCCCTGTGCTAGCGCGCAATCTTATCGATTAACTTTTCTCGCTCTGCAGAACCGCCCACCAACCCCCCCGCGCCCTCGCACCGCGGCAAACAAGAGACGGAAATGGCGGCGAACCCAGACAAcatggcggcggcggcagagGAGGCGCGCTTCCAGACGGACAACAGCGTGTCCGCCAAGCAGCACCCCAAGCAGCAGCTCTCCAAGGCCATGGAGCACATGCGCTTCGCTGTGACCGTCGACCCCGTCACGCCCCCAGCGGCCACCAGCACCGCGCCCCCCGCAGAAGTCACAGCGCCTGCAGAAGCCACGTCCCCGCCCGCGGAGAACGACGCATACGGAGTCCCCGCCGCGATCCAGCCGCTCCGCAACCCGGCCTCGCGCTCGCACGACCCGTCCAACAACCAGAAGCGCTCCGACCCCTTCTCCTTCGGCTCGCGCACGCTCGAGGAGGGCGACAACATCTTCGAGTTCAACGCGTGGGACAACGTCTCCGTCGACGACACGTACAAGCACTTCTCCGAGGAGCAGTTCTCCAAGCAGCGCGCCGACCCCGTCTCCGACTTCGACCGCAAGCGCTTCAACGACAACCCGGAGAAGTGGTGGAACACCTTCTACAAGAACAACAAGACCAACTTCTTCAAGAACCGCAAGTGGCTGGCCCAGGAGTTCCCCGTGCTGAGCGACATCGGCCGCCCGGACGCCCCCGCCGCCACCGTCCTCGAGGTCGGCGCCGGCGCCGGCAACAGCGCCTTCCCCATCCTGCAGAACAGCGCGAACCCGCGCCTCAAGATCCACGCCTGCGACTTCTCCAAAAAGGCCGTCGAGCTCATCCGCGAGCATGAGCTGTACGACACCTCCAAGATCCAGGCCGACGTGTGGGACGTAGCGGCGTCGCCCGACAGCGAAAACGCCGGCCTGCCACCGGGGCTGGGCGAGGGCAGCGTCGACGTGGTGCTCATGATCTTCATCTTCTCGGCGCTCAACCCACGGCAGTGGGACCAGGCGGTGCGCAACGTATGGCGCGTGCTGAAGCCGGGCGGCCAGGTGCTGTTCCGCGACTACGGGCGCGGCGACCTCGCGCAGGTGCGGTTCAAGAAGGGGCGGTGGATGGAAGAGAACTTCTACGTGCGTGGAGATGGCACGAGGGTCTACTTCTTCGAGCAGGACGAGCTGGAGAACATCTGGGGCGGGAAATCATCTACCTCTACatcagccacagccacagccacagccactACAACGACACCacccacatccacatccacagaagaaaaagaagaagaagaagaagaacaacaacaacaacaacaacaacaacaacaacaacaacaacaacaacaacaacaacaacaacaacaacaacaacaacaacaacaacaacaaacacaacaacaacaacaacaacaacaacaacaacaacaacaacaaacacaacaacaacaaacaCAACAACAAGAAAACAAAAACGACGACGATACCCCCACATCCCCCTCACTCCCACGTCCAGCCTTCGACGTAGCCCACTTCGGCGTCGACCGCCGCATGCTGGTCAACCGCCAGCGCCGCCTGAAAATGTACCGCTGCTGGATGCAGGCCGTCTTCAGGAAACCCGGGTCCGCGCTGGGCCTGCAGAGCGAGGTCCCTACCAGTACGCTGCGGCAGGACAAAgcgggcgagggcgagggcgagggggAAGCACAGGCAGAAGGTGAGAGTGCGTAGGGTTTGGTTGGGTGGAT
This window of the Ascochyta rabiei chromosome 14, complete sequence genome carries:
- a CDS encoding tRNA(Thr) (cytosine(32)-N(3))-methyltransferase; translated protein: MAAAAEEARFQTDNSVSAKQHPKQQLSKAMEHMRFAVTVDPVTPPAATSTAPPAEVTAPAEATSPPAENDAYGVPAAIQPLRNPASRSHDPSNNQKRSDPFSFGSRTLEEGDNIFEFNAWDNVSVDDTYKHFSEEQFSKQRADPVSDFDRKRFNDNPEKWWNTFYKNNKTNFFKNRKWLAQEFPVLSDIGRPDAPAATVLEVGAGAGNSAFPILQNSANPRLKIHACDFSKKAVELIREHELYDTSKIQADVWDVAASPDSENAGLPPGLGEGSVDVVLMIFIFSALNPRQWDQAVRNVWRVLKPGGQVLFRDYGRGDLAQVRFKKGRWMEENFYVRGDGTRVYFFEQDELENIWGGKSSTSTSATATATATTTTPPTSTSTEEKEEEEEEQQQQQQQQQQQQQQQQQQQQQQQQQQQQQQTQQQQQQQQQQQQQQTQQQQTQQQENKNDDDTPTSPSLPRPAFDVAHFGVDRRMLVNRQRRLKMYRCWMQAVFRKPGSALGLQSEVPTSTLRQDKAGEGEGEGEAQAEGESA
- a CDS encoding Coenzyme Q-binding protein coq10, mitochondrial gives rise to the protein MATPAPLLRPAFRPAFRPVLRPALRPALRPALQAPRLASNTRHFLPNIFSPLASTSEIQTLRASRTLPYPSAPIYSIIADVPSYASFLPYCQRSTITHWSAPDAVTGRRWPSIGILTSGFGNLTESFTSRIYCVPGKVVESVGGDTSTSLSADQIAHHLDDAGRAAEARVKTEGSEGLLTHLRSQWTVEALGESETRIEIALEFAFANPLYAALSGGAAPKVAEAMVKAFEERVRVLLRENPDMATAKLEELDGSRLKK